One window from the genome of Pyrobaculum ferrireducens encodes:
- a CDS encoding DNA-directed DNA polymerase: protein MLIYIIENTCFVYVIGPRPSVKAERVDLVPLVRRGFVYTESSDAVWRVAEPARRWGPLRAKLVARGYRVAQSYIPPSVRAYLEGARRPEPGGGVAAVHLAGGVWRWRMGEERGVGCPPARYVAYWGRRPRCGGVLVDLRLIYRRGFWIEAAERFGDVWLLKAWRGDPGDVLDALYLLAAEAVRLLEAFSSVTGVGVDAVLDVLETNSAAALAEAVFHFEAERRGYVVEDSRRSFDMPYFDMARARSPGIYRRVAELDFKSLFPSLVVKYGVDPTTARPCASGLEAGVLGRYCFDGGPVADVVGRWLRRRLGAADRWESEALKWLMNAGIGAWGKAGWGMICEPCLLAVRAEAARLFDEAWRLFSPIYGDTDSIYVEEKRAGDVLRWAESLGGLRLELKGVWDVLLLAPARGGGAAEKNYVKMGAGVWEVKGGLLRPHDLPLAVRLRYRDVVRAAVEGGDPLGVAVGALLEAPPEQLFIYKAVWRRRLAEVKKATPLHVAARYFAERCTCDPVDVFYLPGCGAVYVPWLALGGEPRPAALEEVRRAAVEYVERLWKLHALALAS, encoded by the coding sequence GTGCTGATATACATCATTGAAAATACTTGTTTTGTGTATGTAATTGGCCCCAGACCGTCTGTAAAGGCCGAGAGAGTCGACTTGGTGCCTCTGGTGAGGCGCGGGTTTGTATACACAGAGTCTAGCGACGCCGTGTGGCGGGTCGCCGAGCCGGCGAGGCGCTGGGGGCCCCTCAGGGCGAAGCTGGTCGCCAGGGGCTACAGAGTGGCGCAGTCCTACATACCCCCCTCCGTCCGCGCCTACCTCGAGGGGGCCAGGAGGCCGGAGCCCGGCGGCGGCGTCGCCGCGGTGCACCTGGCGGGCGGCGTCTGGAGGTGGCGGATGGGGGAGGAGCGGGGGGTCGGTTGCCCCCCTGCGCGGTACGTGGCGTACTGGGGGCGGCGGCCGCGTTGCGGCGGCGTCTTGGTGGATCTCCGCCTGATCTACAGGAGGGGGTTCTGGATAGAGGCCGCGGAGAGGTTCGGCGACGTGTGGCTTCTCAAGGCGTGGAGGGGGGACCCCGGCGACGTGCTGGACGCCCTCTACCTCCTCGCGGCCGAGGCTGTGCGTCTGCTGGAGGCCTTTTCCTCGGTTACTGGGGTCGGGGTGGACGCCGTCTTGGATGTCTTGGAGACCAACTCAGCCGCGGCGCTGGCCGAGGCGGTTTTCCACTTCGAGGCTGAGAGGAGGGGCTACGTGGTGGAGGACTCGCGGCGGAGTTTCGACATGCCGTATTTCGACATGGCCAGGGCCAGGTCGCCGGGGATCTACAGACGCGTGGCTGAGCTCGACTTCAAATCCCTCTTCCCATCGCTGGTGGTGAAGTACGGCGTGGATCCAACCACGGCGAGGCCCTGCGCCTCCGGGCTGGAAGCCGGGGTGCTGGGTAGATACTGCTTCGACGGGGGCCCCGTGGCCGACGTCGTCGGCAGGTGGCTGAGGAGGAGGCTGGGCGCGGCGGATAGGTGGGAGTCCGAGGCGCTTAAGTGGCTTATGAACGCCGGCATAGGGGCGTGGGGCAAGGCGGGGTGGGGGATGATATGTGAGCCGTGTCTCCTCGCGGTTCGGGCCGAAGCCGCCCGCCTCTTCGACGAGGCCTGGCGCCTCTTCTCGCCTATCTACGGCGACACGGACTCCATCTACGTCGAGGAGAAGCGCGCAGGTGACGTGCTCCGCTGGGCCGAGTCCCTCGGCGGGCTGAGGCTCGAGCTGAAGGGGGTGTGGGACGTCCTCCTCCTGGCGCCGGCGAGGGGAGGCGGCGCCGCTGAGAAGAACTACGTCAAGATGGGGGCCGGGGTCTGGGAGGTGAAGGGGGGGCTTCTGAGGCCGCACGACCTCCCCCTGGCGGTGAGGCTTAGGTACCGCGACGTTGTGCGGGCCGCGGTGGAGGGCGGCGACCCGCTGGGCGTTGCCGTCGGGGCTCTGCTGGAGGCCCCGCCCGAGCAGTTGTTTATCTACAAGGCTGTGTGGAGGCGGAGGCTCGCCGAGGTGAAGAAGGCGACTCCCCTCCACGTCGCGGCGCGGTACTTCGCCGAGAGGTGCACATGCGACCCGGTGGACGTGTTCTACCTGCCGGGCTGCGGCGCCGTCTACGTCCCCTGGCTGGCGCTGGGCGGGGAGCCCAGGCCGGCGGCTCTTGAAGAGGTGAGGAGAGCCGCCGTTGAGTACGTGGAGAGGCTGTGGAAGCTCCACGCCCTTGCGCTGGCCTCATGA
- a CDS encoding ATP-binding protein gives MFIDREGELGFLEELYRGGRPQLVVVYGRRRVGKTWLVKKFLEGKRGVYIHALRQPMGVELERLAEALSRALGTYVRADWGSVAEALAGAGRFVLAVDEFTYWVEEDPGVLSKLQQLWDEVSSRAPLFLILLSSTVSLVEKSLSYGGGLFGRRTAQLRLGPFAPHVARLMLPFCAEELAVAYAVTNGVPYYISLFEAGRGLWGNLERLFSKWGPLYEEAENLLRFEVREPHVYLNIVRAIEEGATTYSEIADRSRIPSQTLAKYLAVLERLEVVRREVPVLGKARPIYVVSDLYVKFWIRAVYRHRELVELGGAAPADVDRYMQSAYEEVVRRALPRLRERGLAAAGGRCGRYWSGDVEIDLVCVGEGGYAAFEVKWADLTRDEAEEVLRELKAKSGGREGRYYVVARRALGEKPPWLLDAGDIFEAAPCNTSR, from the coding sequence GTGTTTATTGATAGGGAGGGGGAGCTGGGGTTTTTGGAGGAGCTGTATAGAGGGGGCAGGCCGCAGCTTGTGGTGGTCTATGGCAGGCGTAGGGTTGGGAAGACTTGGCTGGTTAAGAAGTTTCTGGAGGGGAAGCGGGGCGTGTATATACACGCGCTCCGCCAGCCGATGGGGGTGGAGCTGGAGAGGCTTGCCGAGGCCCTCTCCAGGGCATTGGGGACGTACGTGAGGGCTGACTGGGGGTCTGTGGCGGAGGCGCTGGCGGGGGCTGGGAGGTTTGTGCTGGCTGTTGACGAGTTTACCTACTGGGTGGAGGAGGACCCCGGGGTGCTGTCTAAGCTCCAGCAGCTGTGGGACGAGGTGTCTTCTAGAGCTCCCCTGTTTCTAATCCTCCTGTCGTCGACCGTGTCGCTTGTGGAGAAGTCTCTGTCCTACGGCGGGGGGCTCTTCGGGAGGCGGACCGCCCAGCTGAGGCTGGGCCCGTTCGCCCCGCATGTGGCTCGTCTAATGTTGCCTTTCTGCGCCGAGGAGCTGGCTGTGGCCTACGCGGTGACCAACGGCGTGCCGTACTACATATCGCTTTTTGAGGCGGGGCGGGGGCTCTGGGGTAATTTGGAGCGGCTCTTCTCCAAGTGGGGGCCTCTGTACGAGGAGGCGGAGAACCTGCTCCGCTTCGAGGTGAGGGAGCCCCACGTCTATCTAAACATCGTGAGGGCCATCGAGGAGGGGGCGACTACGTACTCCGAGATCGCGGACAGGTCCCGAATCCCCTCCCAGACCCTCGCCAAGTACCTAGCCGTGCTTGAGAGGTTGGAGGTCGTTAGGCGGGAGGTTCCTGTGTTGGGAAAAGCCAGGCCTATCTACGTCGTGTCGGATCTCTACGTCAAGTTCTGGATCCGCGCCGTCTATAGACACAGGGAGCTTGTAGAGCTGGGAGGCGCCGCACCTGCGGATGTGGATAGGTACATGCAGTCGGCTTACGAGGAGGTGGTGCGGAGGGCCCTCCCCCGTCTGCGGGAGAGGGGACTCGCGGCGGCTGGGGGCAGATGCGGGAGGTACTGGAGCGGAGACGTGGAGATCGACCTGGTCTGCGTGGGGGAGGGGGGCTACGCGGCGTTTGAAGTCAAGTGGGCCGACTTAACCCGGGACGAGGCGGAGGAGGTGCTGAGGGAGCTCAAGGCTAAGAGCGGCGGCAGAGAGGGCCGCTACTACGTCGTGGCAAGGAGGGCCCTGGGGGAGAAGCCCCCCTGGCTCCTAGACGCCGGCGACATATTCGAAGCCGCTCCATGCAACACCTCACGGTAG
- a CDS encoding PaREP1 family protein — translation MSGGFVLEFSKPWRDPAGYKRGRLLEARYEAELALRFLEEGLYRNAAGKAFGAWRALLAALAVDYVEVLAERFRGVRGTREGRRVRLADFIAAFMPTGYMLAVASVLEKAAGVGLVGLTNVALNLHELQYNGLDRAGVFGRYPSLEFVEEDVKRLAAAVLELAARLGAG, via the coding sequence GTGTCTGGGGGTTTTGTGCTTGAGTTTTCGAAGCCTTGGAGGGATCCTGCTGGCTACAAGAGGGGGAGGCTTCTGGAGGCGCGGTACGAGGCTGAGCTTGCTTTGAGGTTTCTGGAGGAGGGTCTCTACCGGAATGCGGCTGGCAAGGCTTTTGGAGCTTGGAGAGCGTTGCTGGCGGCGTTGGCTGTTGACTACGTTGAGGTGTTGGCGGAGCGCTTCCGTGGGGTTAGGGGTACTAGGGAGGGTAGGAGGGTTAGGCTTGCCGACTTCATTGCGGCGTTTATGCCTACGGGCTACATGCTGGCGGTGGCTAGTGTGCTTGAGAAGGCGGCTGGGGTCGGCCTCGTGGGTTTGACGAACGTGGCTTTGAATCTGCACGAGCTTCAATACAACGGGCTGGATAGGGCGGGGGTCTTCGGCAGATATCCCTCTCTTGAGTTTGTGGAGGAGGACGTGAAGAGGCTCGCCGCCGCCGTTTTGGAGCTGGCGGCGAGGCTGGGGGCGGGTTAG
- a CDS encoding MFS transporter, producing MAWIKRNVAILYGVGYSKGFINGFLTWYLSLKLYDWGLAVFAVVRLAAQVLDSAANLAGGYLADRIGRKPTLIITDVVYISSILCLLKPELLPLAVLLFHIADGLPTSASFVMRIESVPENWRGKIISIGPALSYASYAAGSFALGLVAASHGHTWAVYVILAISAAGLAARFLLIETARRTSTSTSLSYLRELKTVFTSRIYGRVLAVMTLLGISFAISTFIAPFLKEVVGMSEREIAMFFTLYNLVPIPISLALGHLVDKYRESIPRLMAALLLADFPFTALFALLSPAAPIFAYAMLGSVSLASIYRAALNIYVSEVFKTHRGLLVALNAVLTANLPGVATPLVAALWAALGPTPAILLVAAARLAAAAALLASYGKRSTGPPT from the coding sequence ATGGCGTGGATTAAGCGGAACGTAGCTATACTCTACGGAGTTGGCTACAGTAAGGGGTTTATAAACGGGTTTCTGACGTGGTACCTATCCCTCAAGCTGTACGACTGGGGCCTCGCCGTCTTCGCCGTGGTGAGGCTCGCGGCGCAGGTGCTAGACTCCGCCGCCAACCTGGCGGGGGGCTACCTAGCCGATAGAATTGGGCGGAAGCCCACGTTGATAATTACAGACGTGGTGTACATCTCCTCAATCCTATGCCTCTTGAAGCCGGAGCTCCTCCCGCTGGCGGTGTTGCTGTTCCACATCGCAGACGGCCTCCCCACGTCGGCCTCCTTCGTCATGCGTATAGAGTCCGTCCCCGAGAACTGGAGGGGGAAGATCATCTCAATAGGCCCCGCCCTCTCATACGCCTCGTACGCCGCCGGCTCCTTTGCCCTGGGGCTAGTCGCCGCCTCCCACGGACATACGTGGGCTGTCTACGTCATATTGGCGATATCAGCCGCGGGCCTCGCCGCCAGATTCCTCCTCATAGAGACCGCGAGGAGGACCTCGACCTCCACCTCCCTCAGCTACCTCAGGGAGTTGAAAACTGTATTCACCTCGCGCATCTACGGCAGAGTGCTCGCCGTGATGACGCTTCTCGGCATCTCCTTCGCAATCTCGACCTTCATAGCACCCTTCCTAAAAGAGGTGGTGGGCATGTCGGAGCGCGAGATCGCCATGTTCTTTACCCTCTACAACCTCGTGCCCATACCCATCTCGCTGGCGCTGGGCCACCTCGTGGATAAGTACAGAGAGTCGATCCCCCGGCTCATGGCGGCTCTGCTACTCGCAGACTTCCCCTTCACCGCCTTATTCGCGTTGCTCAGCCCGGCGGCGCCCATCTTCGCCTACGCCATGCTGGGAAGCGTCTCTCTGGCCTCGATATACAGAGCGGCGTTAAACATATACGTCTCAGAGGTCTTTAAAACCCACAGAGGCCTGCTGGTGGCCCTCAACGCGGTACTCACAGCCAACCTCCCCGGCGTCGCTACCCCCCTGGTTGCCGCGTTATGGGCCGCGCTAGGCCCCACGCCGGCTATACTCCTAGTGGCGGCGGCCAGACTCGCCGCCGCGGCCGCACTGCTGGCCAGCTACGGGAAGAGATCCACCGGGCCCCCCACCTGA
- a CDS encoding DNA-processing protein DprA, whose protein sequence is MSSAGLPNVDDFVALCFYYSKEAGFGNQASLETLRLKKSAEVAKWLGIAMAFVIEDRWSSDLNRAVVVPMPKHPEEKKGYNQALELARVVVDSLTQQGYRIVLEDDVVGKKLPISSTEIRSSCRKDFDCAVRRHEENLVVLKQLDRPVAVIIDDVRTTGASVAALAKKLREAGARRVYAAVISRDAVIKDVGRCIVKEIYEVHDYYDDNYPYTLDELAEIYSAAIHWRREWGPIRSLAAKLKDGAELIGLLRQLPSFSLAQQKAAELRGSLELAIKLGAVPLPMGWGEYPKLLMEYGRGVVDPPLLIFRMGRPLNFVEWPVAVVGTRDPTESGLKAAAEVGRLLAKRGVPVVTGLARGVDTAAVKGARSAGGWVIGVWPALWRRVLESTEPRRTHIVLYREISYFLKRGNSTVVAEYAFGDDARRGFDQMLAARNRIISGMSRAVIIPESRYRERGWGTKYQVKYGIKAGRVVIVMKPSTDAEDVWRAFKYFVDRGAVEAKDPEDAVEIALSTNPL, encoded by the coding sequence GTGTCGTCTGCTGGGCTTCCCAATGTTGACGATTTTGTTGCTCTCTGCTTTTACTACTCCAAGGAGGCTGGTTTTGGGAACCAAGCGTCTCTTGAGACTCTGAGACTTAAGAAATCTGCAGAAGTTGCTAAATGGCTGGGAATAGCTATGGCGTTTGTAATAGAGGATAGGTGGTCGAGCGACTTAAACAGAGCGGTTGTTGTTCCAATGCCCAAGCACCCAGAGGAGAAGAAGGGATACAACCAGGCGCTTGAGCTCGCCAGAGTTGTCGTAGATAGCTTAACTCAACAAGGATATCGCATAGTACTCGAAGATGACGTTGTGGGGAAGAAATTGCCGATATCGTCTACTGAAATTAGAAGTTCCTGTAGAAAAGATTTTGATTGTGCTGTGAGGCGCCACGAAGAGAACTTGGTGGTGCTTAAACAGCTGGATAGGCCTGTGGCGGTTATTATCGACGACGTTAGGACTACGGGCGCCTCTGTGGCGGCGTTGGCTAAAAAGCTGAGAGAGGCGGGGGCCAGGAGGGTATACGCTGCAGTCATCTCACGCGATGCTGTAATAAAGGACGTAGGTAGGTGTATCGTGAAAGAGATATATGAGGTTCATGATTATTATGACGACAATTATCCTTATACTCTGGACGAGCTGGCTGAGATATACAGCGCGGCCATACACTGGCGGAGGGAGTGGGGTCCCATAAGGAGTCTAGCCGCTAAACTGAAGGACGGAGCTGAGCTTATAGGCTTACTTAGACAGCTTCCTTCATTTAGCCTTGCTCAGCAAAAGGCCGCGGAGCTGAGGGGCTCGCTGGAGTTAGCCATTAAGCTGGGGGCTGTGCCGCTTCCCATGGGGTGGGGCGAGTACCCAAAGCTCCTCATGGAATACGGCCGCGGCGTGGTGGACCCACCATTGTTAATTTTTCGTATGGGGAGGCCTCTCAACTTCGTCGAGTGGCCTGTGGCTGTGGTGGGGACCAGAGATCCCACTGAAAGCGGGCTCAAGGCGGCGGCGGAGGTGGGCCGCCTCCTAGCTAAGAGGGGCGTGCCGGTGGTGACGGGTTTAGCCAGGGGCGTCGACACGGCGGCGGTAAAGGGCGCGCGCTCAGCCGGCGGCTGGGTCATAGGCGTGTGGCCAGCGCTGTGGAGAAGAGTGCTGGAGTCCACCGAGCCGCGCCGAACGCATATAGTGCTGTACCGCGAGATTTCGTATTTTCTCAAAAGAGGCAACTCAACTGTGGTGGCTGAGTACGCCTTTGGTGACGACGCTAGGCGAGGCTTCGACCAGATGCTGGCCGCGAGAAATAGGATAATTTCGGGTATGTCGAGAGCTGTAATCATCCCGGAGTCTAGGTACAGAGAAAGGGGCTGGGGCACCAAGTACCAGGTGAAGTACGGCATTAAAGCCGGCAGAGTCGTAATAGTAATGAAGCCCAGCACAGACGCAGAAGACGTGTGGCGTGCATTTAAGTACTTTGTAGACAGAGGGGCGGTGGAAGCCAAAGACCCCGAGGATGCGGTAGAAATCGCGCTCAGCACAAACCCCCTCTAG
- a CDS encoding rhomboid family intramembrane serine protease — MPRWEDEEEDGKWTHGFDAAWRELQDTSPRHSPDVTYGLIIVNVIVFLVTLGMMFENPWAVGVTASEFVENPLNPKVILSMFAHAGVLHILGNMLFLYKYGDNVEAAMGRLRYLVFYMACGYVAVAAQVLFASAVGTPRYMLAPMMGASGAISGVLGAYIYLWPGSTTYRCFCIRFSCYCMKMSARYDIAIWAGFQFLLPLIEPSVAVFAHMGGFVAGIAMAPIFAKREKVERLREEIKNGMYRGPPPREHELAERGWDGVVKWVVGAVAAAVLITAVIGIKSHMWVVYTVKLEPWGFAGEEARPGSPQPLTVLKSGHHVLVAHGPASNAGVAVSVAIIAASLLLLVRALEKQVDWEIL; from the coding sequence GTGCCTAGGTGGGAGGACGAGGAGGAGGATGGGAAGTGGACTCATGGCTTTGATGCTGCGTGGCGGGAGTTGCAAGACACCTCTCCTAGGCATTCGCCGGATGTTACTTACGGCTTGATTATTGTTAACGTCATTGTTTTTCTCGTGACTTTGGGTATGATGTTTGAGAATCCGTGGGCTGTGGGAGTAACTGCTTCTGAGTTTGTGGAGAACCCGCTTAACCCTAAGGTTATTCTTTCTATGTTTGCCCATGCCGGCGTGTTGCATATTTTGGGAAATATGCTTTTTCTATATAAATATGGCGATAACGTCGAGGCGGCGATGGGGAGGCTGAGATACCTCGTCTTTTATATGGCTTGTGGCTACGTTGCGGTGGCGGCTCAGGTGCTGTTTGCCTCTGCTGTGGGTACGCCGAGGTACATGCTGGCTCCCATGATGGGAGCCTCCGGAGCTATTAGTGGCGTTTTGGGCGCATACATATATCTCTGGCCCGGGTCAACCACATACCGCTGTTTTTGTATCCGCTTTTCGTGCTACTGTATGAAGATGTCGGCCCGCTACGACATAGCCATATGGGCTGGGTTCCAGTTTCTACTGCCCCTGATAGAGCCCTCTGTCGCCGTTTTTGCCCACATGGGGGGCTTCGTCGCCGGCATCGCCATGGCCCCCATTTTTGCCAAGAGGGAAAAGGTGGAGAGGTTGAGGGAGGAGATTAAGAATGGTATGTACCGGGGCCCCCCGCCTAGAGAGCATGAGCTGGCTGAGAGGGGTTGGGACGGCGTTGTGAAGTGGGTAGTCGGGGCTGTAGCGGCGGCGGTGTTAATAACAGCGGTGATTGGAATTAAAAGCCATATGTGGGTGGTATACACAGTGAAATTAGAGCCATGGGGGTTCGCCGGGGAAGAGGCGAGGCCAGGCTCGCCGCAACCCCTAACTGTGTTGAAGTCTGGTCACCATGTTTTAGTGGCTCACGGCCCTGCTTCAAACGCCGGAGTAGCGGTCTCTGTTGCGATAATAGCCGCCTCGTTGCTTCTACTTGTCCGTGCGCTGGAGAAACAAGTGGATTGGGAGATCTTGTGA
- a CDS encoding aldo/keto reductase, whose protein sequence is MRYRESMGLRLSEIGFGGWVVGSDLYRVDDDVARALVKRALDLGINFFDTADVYGRGRSEALLGEWLRGHDVVISTKVGYDFYGGGRPARRFDPRYLEMAVSRSAERLGRRPNILMLHNPPAGAVREVAGYVLSRRGVWADYVGAALGPEVDVLEEGIAALEAGLDALMFVFNILEQEPGLELIRRGAGRILLARVPHASDVLTDSFKPEFPPEDHRSLRPREWLVKARRLVEAEIAPLARELGLSLGQYAVKFVLSFPVTSVVVTATSLEELEEYASASDGKPLPRDHLERIGEFWAKYREVLQSPPPALA, encoded by the coding sequence ATGCGTTATAGGGAGTCGATGGGGCTTAGGCTTTCTGAAATTGGTTTTGGCGGGTGGGTTGTTGGGAGCGACTTGTACAGAGTTGACGACGACGTGGCGAGGGCCCTTGTGAAGAGGGCGCTTGATCTTGGTATAAATTTTTTCGACACGGCCGACGTGTATGGGAGGGGGAGGAGCGAGGCTCTGCTGGGGGAGTGGCTGAGAGGGCACGACGTGGTCATCTCCACGAAGGTTGGGTACGACTTCTACGGCGGGGGGAGGCCGGCGAGGAGGTTTGACCCCCGGTACCTCGAGATGGCCGTGTCGCGGTCGGCGGAGAGGCTTGGGAGGAGGCCGAATATACTAATGCTCCACAACCCCCCGGCCGGGGCTGTTCGGGAGGTGGCTGGCTATGTTCTGTCTAGGCGCGGGGTGTGGGCGGATTACGTAGGGGCCGCGCTGGGGCCTGAGGTGGATGTGTTGGAGGAGGGCATCGCGGCGCTGGAGGCCGGGCTCGACGCGTTGATGTTTGTATTTAATATCTTGGAGCAGGAGCCGGGGCTTGAGCTCATTAGGCGGGGGGCCGGGAGGATTCTCCTGGCTAGGGTGCCCCACGCCAGCGACGTCTTGACAGACAGCTTCAAGCCGGAGTTCCCGCCGGAGGACCACAGGTCGCTGAGGCCGAGAGAGTGGCTAGTGAAGGCAAGGCGGCTTGTGGAGGCGGAGATTGCCCCCCTCGCCAGGGAGCTGGGCCTCTCCCTGGGGCAGTACGCGGTTAAGTTTGTCCTCTCCTTCCCCGTCACCAGCGTGGTTGTCACCGCCACATCTCTGGAGGAGCTGGAGGAGTACGCCTCGGCGTCTGACGGCAAGCCTCTCCCCAGGGACCACTTGGAGAGGATTGGGGAGTTTTGGGCTAAGTATAGGGAGGTTTTGCAGAGCCCTCCGCCTGCCTTGGCTTGA
- a CDS encoding DUF996 domain-containing protein has protein sequence MDFETAKILLGVGLILQIIGSFTWLGDLGAVMLVGAVLALVGAHGLADYYNRRDIFNNLLYAYITAIVGVVIAAVALVGWLIHTAIYAPWALPKDLYGIVFIAVGIWVMVWLIKVAATNFERRAYRALHEVTGSDNFQKAATFVWIGALTYVVFVGILIYIIGLIFAIIGAFELKPRQAEGSAKPPYT, from the coding sequence ATGGATTTTGAAACTGCTAAGATACTCCTCGGCGTTGGGCTTATTCTGCAGATCATAGGCTCCTTTACCTGGCTGGGAGATCTTGGGGCCGTCATGTTGGTCGGCGCAGTCCTGGCACTGGTCGGCGCCCACGGCCTCGCCGACTACTACAACCGCCGCGACATATTCAACAACCTCCTATACGCCTACATAACAGCCATCGTGGGAGTGGTAATAGCCGCGGTGGCGCTGGTGGGCTGGCTTATACACACCGCCATCTACGCGCCGTGGGCACTACCCAAAGATCTCTACGGAATCGTGTTTATCGCCGTAGGGATCTGGGTAATGGTGTGGCTCATAAAGGTGGCTGCCACCAACTTTGAGAGGAGGGCGTACAGAGCCCTCCACGAGGTAACCGGCTCCGACAATTTCCAAAAAGCGGCGACTTTTGTGTGGATAGGGGCCTTGACTTACGTGGTATTCGTCGGCATTTTGATATACATAATAGGGCTGATCTTCGCAATAATAGGCGCATTTGAGCTCAAGCCAAGGCAGGCGGAGGGCTCTGCAAAACCTCCCTATACTTAG
- a CDS encoding NAD(P)/FAD-dependent oxidoreductase — MKKVVIVGGGIAGLTVAKTLLEGKMQAEITVVNNAPHYFAGPSRPLLLTGEQSLDRIVRGYEEVARRGVKVVVGTVYSVDPANRRVRLVGGYVSDGGVMELQYDYLVVAPGVVLDGSQITGYDKYRGNVLNVYDPGRARLLRDKVWSAERGTVVVYAPKVPYRCAPAPTETALLIDAVLRHRGVRDKFKIIHIDANDKTQPPVIADVVGEIYKKQGIEVVTGQEITEIGENYVVTRSGERYQYDILAMLEPNRAPKFVAEAGLGGQWVEVRSPQDLRHPKFDDVLAAGDAAGLQFPKNQEIAFESALFAANKILEMEGLPHRASVQYAFLGWAYVGNPEGRLQTLSVMFGLDFTTQPPKPSKDPQPKREYTERKDSWEQSYLKNLFGH; from the coding sequence ATGAAGAAGGTGGTAATAGTCGGCGGGGGCATCGCGGGGTTGACTGTCGCCAAGACGCTTCTAGAGGGGAAGATGCAGGCCGAAATCACGGTGGTAAACAACGCGCCTCACTACTTCGCCGGGCCCAGCAGACCTCTTCTGCTCACAGGAGAGCAGTCGCTTGACCGCATTGTGAGGGGCTACGAAGAGGTGGCGCGCAGGGGCGTGAAGGTGGTGGTGGGTACGGTGTACTCCGTAGACCCCGCCAACAGGAGGGTTAGGCTCGTGGGGGGCTACGTGTCCGACGGCGGCGTGATGGAGCTTCAGTACGACTACCTAGTGGTGGCCCCCGGCGTGGTGCTGGACGGCTCCCAGATAACTGGCTACGACAAGTACCGAGGCAATGTGCTCAACGTCTACGACCCCGGGAGGGCGAGGCTTCTGAGGGACAAGGTGTGGAGCGCCGAGAGGGGCACCGTGGTAGTGTACGCACCTAAGGTGCCGTATAGATGCGCCCCGGCGCCTACGGAAACCGCCCTGCTGATAGACGCCGTGCTGAGGCACAGGGGGGTGAGGGACAAGTTCAAGATAATCCACATCGACGCCAACGACAAGACCCAGCCCCCCGTCATAGCAGACGTCGTCGGAGAGATATACAAAAAACAGGGCATAGAGGTGGTGACCGGCCAGGAGATTACCGAGATTGGGGAGAACTACGTGGTTACTAGAAGCGGGGAGAGGTATCAATACGACATCTTGGCGATGCTCGAGCCCAACAGGGCGCCCAAATTCGTGGCGGAGGCCGGCCTCGGGGGGCAGTGGGTAGAGGTCAGGTCGCCCCAAGACCTGCGGCACCCCAAGTTCGACGACGTGCTTGCGGCGGGGGACGCCGCAGGCCTGCAGTTCCCCAAAAACCAGGAGATTGCCTTCGAAAGCGCCCTCTTCGCCGCCAACAAGATACTAGAGATGGAGGGGCTCCCCCACAGAGCCAGCGTCCAGTACGCGTTCCTCGGCTGGGCTTACGTGGGCAACCCGGAGGGGAGGTTGCAGACGCTGTCGGTAATGTTCGGCCTAGACTTCACCACACAGCCGCCCAAACCCTCCAAAGACCCGCAGCCGAAGCGTGAATACACCGAGCGCAAAGACTCCTGGGAGCAGAGCTACCTAAAAAACCTATTCGGCCACTAA
- a CDS encoding PaREP1 family protein: protein MEFPLLTKPWRDIEKYRDARLREARIEMSLALEFLEDGLLRNAAGKAFQAWKAYLAAQLAERREALKKIYPGSRRIRVGEDEIEVEDVDVVIALVPTTHMIKLAGVVGGDSVEFTVLAPSLYRYQYNGPDPEGFFSDIPDDRSAALLICRLASKLAGDSELYKRVCGA from the coding sequence ATGGAGTTCCCCCTGCTGACTAAGCCGTGGAGGGACATAGAGAAGTACCGCGACGCTAGGTTGCGCGAGGCGCGGATAGAAATGAGTCTAGCGCTTGAGTTTCTAGAGGATGGGCTTCTTAGAAACGCCGCGGGTAAAGCCTTCCAGGCATGGAAGGCCTACCTAGCCGCGCAACTCGCCGAGAGGAGAGAGGCTTTAAAGAAGATCTACCCCGGCTCGAGGAGGATCAGAGTGGGGGAGGATGAGATCGAAGTGGAGGACGTCGATGTGGTTATCGCTCTGGTGCCCACTACCCATATGATAAAGCTCGCCGGAGTCGTAGGCGGCGACTCGGTGGAGTTCACTGTACTCGCCCCGAGCCTCTACCGCTACCAGTACAACGGCCCAGATCCGGAGGGCTTCTTTTCAGATATCCCCGACGACAGGTCAGCGGCCCTCCTCATCTGCCGCCTAGCCTCAAAGCTGGCGGGAGACTCAGAGCTCTACAAGAGGGTCTGCGGCGCCTAG